The Agromyces sp. LHK192 genome includes a window with the following:
- a CDS encoding HpcH/HpaI aldolase/citrate lyase family protein has product MPIHLTLPPTLAQRIAEASRPQIGMWVCSGSPLVAEIVAGSGVDWVLIDAEHAPNGLESVQAQLQAVAAYPVAPVVRVPFGDTVLIKQFLDLGAQNLLVPMVDSAEQAEAVVRATRYPPHGVRGVGSALARAARWNRVPGYLQDAASTISLTVQIESATAVADVEAIAAVDGVDALFVGPADLAASMGLLGQQGHPDVVEAVLTAIAAGVAAGVPVGVNAFVATDADRYLEAGASFVAVGADVSSLARASEALAGRFIPDDSTGDRSSY; this is encoded by the coding sequence GTGCCGATTCATCTGACACTGCCGCCCACGCTCGCGCAGCGCATCGCGGAGGCATCCCGCCCCCAGATCGGCATGTGGGTCTGCTCCGGCAGCCCGCTCGTCGCCGAGATCGTCGCCGGGTCCGGCGTCGACTGGGTGCTCATCGACGCGGAGCACGCGCCCAACGGCCTCGAGTCCGTGCAGGCGCAACTGCAGGCCGTCGCCGCCTACCCGGTCGCGCCGGTCGTGCGGGTGCCGTTCGGCGACACGGTGCTGATCAAGCAGTTCCTCGACCTCGGCGCGCAGAACCTCCTCGTGCCGATGGTCGACTCGGCCGAGCAGGCCGAGGCCGTCGTGCGCGCGACCCGGTATCCCCCGCACGGCGTCCGCGGCGTCGGCTCGGCGCTCGCGCGCGCGGCCCGCTGGAACCGGGTGCCCGGCTACCTGCAGGATGCCGCCTCGACGATCAGCCTGACCGTGCAGATCGAGTCCGCGACGGCGGTCGCCGACGTCGAGGCCATCGCGGCCGTGGACGGCGTCGACGCGCTCTTCGTCGGACCCGCCGACCTGGCCGCCTCGATGGGGCTGCTCGGGCAGCAGGGGCATCCCGACGTCGTCGAGGCGGTGCTCACCGCGATCGCCGCCGGCGTCGCCGCCGGCGTGCCCGTCGGCGTCAACGCATTCGTCGCGACCGACGCCGACCGGTATCTCGAGGCCGGCGCGTCATTCGTCGCCGTCGGAGCGGATGTCTCGAGCCTCGCCCGCGCGTCCGAGGCACTCGCCGGCCGGTTCATCCCGGACGACTCCACCGGCGATCGCTCGAGTTACTGA
- the hpaH gene encoding 2-oxo-hept-4-ene-1,7-dioate hydratase, with translation MLETSRISAIADELFAADRDRTTVPLLTARNPGMVVEDAYAVQSEWAKRRQEAGARLVGHKIGLTSKVMQVATGITEPDYGVILDDMVYDSGSVIEYDRFSNVRIEVELAFVLGEALEGPHTTIFDVLRATEYVVPALEVLNSHIELEGRTIVDTISDNAAMGAMVLGGRPVAVDEVDLRWVGALLSRNETIEESGVAGAVLGHPAMGVAWLANKLAQHGRSLAAGEIILAGSFTRPMWVERGDTVHADYHDLGSIQCRFI, from the coding sequence ATGCTCGAGACATCCCGGATCTCCGCGATCGCCGACGAACTGTTCGCCGCCGATCGCGACCGCACGACCGTCCCGCTACTCACCGCACGCAACCCCGGCATGGTCGTCGAAGACGCCTACGCGGTGCAGAGCGAATGGGCGAAGCGACGGCAGGAGGCTGGGGCCCGGCTCGTCGGCCACAAGATCGGACTCACCTCAAAGGTGATGCAGGTCGCGACCGGCATCACCGAGCCGGACTACGGCGTGATCCTCGACGACATGGTCTACGACTCCGGATCGGTGATCGAATACGACCGGTTCTCGAACGTCCGCATCGAGGTCGAGCTCGCGTTCGTGCTCGGCGAGGCGCTCGAGGGCCCGCACACGACGATCTTCGACGTGCTGCGCGCGACCGAGTACGTCGTGCCCGCGCTCGAGGTGCTGAACTCCCACATCGAGCTCGAGGGCCGCACGATCGTCGACACGATCAGCGACAACGCCGCCATGGGCGCGATGGTGCTCGGCGGCCGGCCCGTCGCGGTCGACGAGGTCGACCTGCGCTGGGTCGGTGCGCTGCTGAGCCGCAACGAGACCATCGAGGAGTCCGGCGTCGCCGGCGCCGTGCTCGGGCACCCCGCGATGGGCGTCGCCTGGCTCGCGAACAAGCTCGCCCAGCACGGCCGGTCGCTCGCGGCCGGCGAGATCATCCTCGCCGGATCGTTCACCCGCCCGATGTGGGTCGAACGCGGCGACACCGTGCATGCCGACTACCACGACCTCGGGAGCATCCAGTGCCGATTCATCTGA
- a CDS encoding thiamine pyrophosphate-binding protein — protein MSSVSALVARTLAAHLDHVFGVMGNGNAHLLDALERETSMTFVAMRHEVGGVVAADAHYRASGRIAAATATYGAGFTNTLTALAEAVQAEIPLVLVVGDQPTAGRRAWDVDQIALASAVGARTYTVGRTDAAATVVLAIEHSLARRQPVVLSLPYDVAALDVGESIPPPALRLPEPVQPRGGFQRAAIAETAQLLAGASRPFLLAGRGAWLAGAGGALGELAAATGAVTASTALGRGIFPDADFDLGVTGGFGAPAAMELIREADVAVVFGASLNQFTMRFGELFSPGTRIVQVDVAASATHPNVGTFLRADATVVARELVAELASLGAESSGWRESLGAAAIADLREQEQGADAANAGLTPEGELDPRALAIRLAELLPEDRVVVSDGGHFIGWANMYWPVASPDRMIMIGTAYQSIGLGFPSVPGASVARPESTIVLTTGDGGGLMALADLESAVRVAGGRGIAVVWNDAAYSAEVHVYGRKGLAEEPMLIPQADFAAAAAAFGAEGVVVRTLDDLEALRVWAARPAEDRPFLMLDCRISGSVVAPFQDEIFHVNR, from the coding sequence ATGTCGTCCGTCTCCGCGCTCGTCGCGCGCACCCTCGCCGCCCACCTCGACCACGTCTTCGGCGTGATGGGCAACGGCAACGCCCACCTGCTCGACGCCCTCGAACGCGAGACGTCGATGACGTTCGTCGCGATGCGCCACGAGGTCGGCGGCGTCGTCGCGGCCGACGCGCACTACCGCGCGTCCGGGCGGATCGCCGCGGCGACCGCGACCTACGGCGCCGGGTTCACGAACACGCTGACCGCGCTGGCCGAGGCCGTGCAGGCCGAGATCCCGCTGGTGCTCGTAGTGGGCGACCAGCCGACGGCCGGGCGCCGGGCGTGGGACGTCGACCAGATCGCGCTGGCCTCCGCGGTCGGCGCGCGCACCTACACCGTCGGGCGGACGGATGCCGCCGCCACGGTCGTGCTCGCGATCGAGCACTCGCTGGCCAGACGCCAACCGGTCGTGCTCTCGCTCCCCTACGACGTCGCGGCGCTCGACGTCGGCGAGTCGATCCCGCCGCCCGCACTGCGACTGCCCGAGCCCGTGCAGCCGCGGGGCGGGTTCCAGCGGGCGGCGATCGCCGAGACGGCGCAGTTGCTCGCCGGCGCGAGCCGGCCCTTCCTGCTCGCCGGTCGCGGCGCGTGGCTCGCCGGTGCCGGCGGAGCCCTCGGCGAGCTCGCCGCCGCCACGGGTGCGGTCACCGCGTCGACCGCGCTCGGCCGCGGCATCTTCCCCGACGCCGACTTCGATCTCGGCGTGACCGGCGGCTTCGGCGCACCGGCCGCGATGGAGCTGATCCGCGAAGCCGATGTCGCCGTCGTGTTCGGGGCGTCCCTCAACCAGTTCACGATGCGGTTCGGCGAGCTCTTCTCGCCGGGCACTCGGATCGTGCAGGTCGACGTCGCCGCGTCGGCGACGCATCCGAACGTGGGCACGTTCCTGCGAGCGGATGCCACGGTCGTCGCGCGCGAGCTCGTCGCCGAGCTCGCGTCGCTCGGCGCGGAGAGCTCCGGCTGGCGCGAGTCGCTCGGCGCGGCGGCGATCGCCGACCTGCGCGAGCAGGAGCAGGGCGCGGATGCCGCGAACGCGGGCCTGACGCCCGAGGGCGAACTCGACCCGCGCGCGCTCGCGATCCGGCTCGCCGAGCTGCTCCCCGAGGACCGCGTCGTGGTCTCGGACGGCGGCCACTTCATCGGCTGGGCGAACATGTACTGGCCGGTCGCGTCGCCCGACCGCATGATCATGATCGGCACGGCGTACCAGTCGATCGGCCTCGGATTCCCGAGCGTGCCGGGCGCCTCGGTCGCCCGCCCGGAGTCGACGATCGTGCTGACGACCGGCGACGGCGGCGGGCTGATGGCGCTCGCCGACCTCGAGAGCGCGGTGCGCGTCGCCGGCGGCCGCGGGATCGCGGTCGTGTGGAACGACGCCGCCTACAGCGCGGAGGTGCACGTGTACGGCCGCAAGGGCCTCGCGGAGGAGCCCATGCTGATCCCGCAGGCGGACTTCGCGGCGGCGGCCGCCGCGTTCGGCGCCGAGGGCGTGGTCGTGCGCACCCTCGACGACCTCGAGGCGCTGCGCGTCTGGGCCGCCCGCCCGGCCGAGGACCGCCCGTTCCTCATGCTCGACTGCCGCATCTCGGGGTCGGTCGTCGCGCCGTTCCAAGACGAGATCTTCCACGTCAACCGGTAG
- a CDS encoding glyceraldehyde-3-phosphate dehydrogenase, with product MSQEFVARRSAWISREELAERIIPLVGGLYRDLGVVTSIHGRRLINLSPVDLLKAHRFSRKAGDRELDPADTIRMLEALREVAPGPASIDVARLVQRHAEQVAAGGASDLVAFLRSELAPVLVADDAAPTEGTDVVLYGFGRIGRLLARILIAHTGGGQGLRLRAIVVRKGGANDLQKRASLLRRDSVHGPFQGTIEVDEDNDTILANGTLIQVIYSDDPASIDYTAYGISDAIVVDNTGRWRDEAGLEQHLRSTGVARVLLTAPGKSPIKNIVHGINHDAIEASDRILSAASCTTNAITPVLGAIDEAYGVVRGHVETVHSFTNDQNLIDNFHKGDRRGRSAVLNMVIAETGAAKAVSKALPQLEGKLTGSAIRVPTPDVSLAILNLQLERPTDKQTLNTYLRQVSLTSPLRQQVDYIESPEVVSTDFVGSNRAGIVDGLATIADGTDVVLYVWYDNEYGYSCQVVRVIEAMAGTHPVVLPEREPVRVEQIAAAVDAGVLVEH from the coding sequence GTGAGTCAAGAGTTCGTCGCCCGTCGTAGTGCCTGGATCTCTCGAGAGGAGCTCGCCGAGCGCATCATCCCGCTCGTCGGCGGCCTCTACCGCGACCTCGGGGTGGTGACCTCCATCCACGGCCGCCGCCTCATCAACCTGTCGCCGGTCGACCTGCTGAAGGCGCACCGGTTCTCGCGCAAGGCCGGCGACCGCGAACTCGACCCGGCCGACACGATCCGCATGCTCGAGGCCCTCCGCGAGGTCGCGCCCGGCCCCGCCTCGATCGACGTCGCCCGACTCGTGCAGCGCCACGCCGAGCAGGTCGCGGCCGGCGGGGCATCCGACCTCGTCGCGTTCCTGCGCAGCGAACTCGCCCCCGTGCTCGTCGCCGACGACGCCGCGCCGACCGAGGGAACCGACGTCGTGCTCTACGGCTTCGGTCGCATCGGGCGCCTGCTCGCCCGCATCCTCATCGCCCACACCGGCGGCGGACAGGGCCTGCGCCTGCGCGCGATCGTCGTGCGCAAGGGCGGCGCGAACGACCTGCAGAAGCGCGCCAGCCTGCTGCGCCGCGACTCGGTGCACGGCCCCTTCCAGGGCACCATCGAGGTCGACGAGGACAACGACACGATCCTCGCCAACGGCACGCTGATCCAGGTCATCTACTCCGACGACCCGGCGTCGATCGACTACACCGCGTACGGCATCTCCGACGCCATCGTCGTCGACAACACCGGCCGCTGGCGCGACGAGGCGGGCCTGGAGCAGCACCTCCGGTCGACCGGCGTCGCCCGGGTGCTGCTCACGGCGCCCGGCAAGAGCCCGATCAAGAACATCGTGCACGGCATCAACCACGACGCCATCGAGGCGTCCGACCGCATCCTGTCGGCCGCGAGCTGCACGACCAACGCGATCACGCCGGTGCTCGGGGCCATCGACGAGGCCTACGGCGTCGTGCGCGGACACGTCGAGACCGTGCACTCGTTCACGAACGACCAGAACCTGATCGACAACTTCCACAAGGGCGACCGTCGCGGGCGCTCGGCCGTGCTGAACATGGTCATCGCCGAGACGGGCGCGGCCAAGGCCGTGTCGAAGGCGTTGCCGCAGCTCGAGGGCAAACTCACCGGCAGTGCGATCCGCGTTCCCACGCCGGATGTCTCGCTCGCGATCCTCAACCTCCAGCTCGAGCGCCCCACCGACAAGCAGACCCTGAACACGTACCTGCGCCAGGTGTCGCTCACCTCGCCGCTGCGCCAGCAGGTCGACTACATCGAATCGCCCGAGGTCGTCTCGACCGACTTCGTCGGCTCGAACCGCGCGGGCATCGTCGACGGCCTCGCGACCATCGCCGACGGCACCGACGTCGTGCTCTACGTCTGGTACGACAACGAGTACGGCTACTCGTGCCAGGTCGTCCGCGTCATCGAGGCGATGGCCGGCACCCACCCGGTCGTGCTCCCCGAGCGCGAGCCGGTGCGCGTCGAGCAGATCGCCGCGGCCGTCGATGCGGGCGTGCTCGTCGAGCACTGA
- a CDS encoding SDR family NAD(P)-dependent oxidoreductase: MELTGTSAIVTGGASGLGNATARALIDGGASVVIVDLPGPRGEEAAAALGDRASFVAADVADEAQVRAAVEAAQALAPLRVAVNCAGIATAGRTVGRDGAAPLDVFERTIRVNLIGTFNVTRLAAEAMAANEPVSAGVPGGPETPERGVIVNTASVAAFDGQIGQAAYSASKGAVAAMTLPIARDLSKLLIRVMTIAPGIFETPMMAGMPQDVQDSLAAQVPHPSRLGSPAEYADLVRAIVANPMLNGEVIRLDGAIRMQPK, from the coding sequence ATGGAACTGACCGGGACATCGGCGATCGTCACCGGCGGGGCCTCCGGCCTCGGCAACGCCACCGCCCGCGCGCTGATCGACGGCGGGGCATCCGTGGTCATCGTCGACCTGCCGGGGCCCCGAGGCGAGGAGGCGGCGGCCGCGCTCGGCGATCGGGCGAGCTTCGTCGCGGCGGATGTCGCCGACGAGGCCCAGGTGCGCGCGGCCGTCGAGGCCGCGCAGGCGCTCGCGCCGCTGCGCGTCGCGGTGAACTGCGCGGGCATCGCCACCGCGGGGCGCACGGTCGGCCGGGACGGCGCGGCGCCGCTCGACGTGTTCGAGCGCACGATCCGGGTGAACCTCATCGGGACGTTCAACGTGACGAGGCTCGCCGCCGAGGCGATGGCCGCGAACGAGCCCGTGTCCGCCGGGGTTCCCGGGGGACCTGAGACCCCGGAGCGCGGCGTCATCGTGAACACCGCGTCGGTCGCGGCGTTCGACGGCCAGATCGGCCAGGCCGCCTACTCGGCGTCGAAGGGCGCGGTCGCGGCCATGACGCTGCCGATCGCGCGCGACCTCTCGAAGCTGCTGATCCGCGTGATGACGATCGCGCCCGGCATCTTCGAGACGCCGATGATGGCCGGGATGCCGCAGGACGTGCAGGACTCGCTCGCCGCGCAGGTGCCGCACCCGTCGCGGCTCGGCTCGCCGGCCGAGTACGCCGACCTGGTGCGGGCGATCGTCGCGAACCCGATGCTCAACGGCGAGGTGATCCGCCTCGACGGCGCGATCCGGATGCAGCCGAAGTAG